From a single Athene noctua chromosome 2, bAthNoc1.hap1.1, whole genome shotgun sequence genomic region:
- the GALR1 gene encoding galanin receptor type 1 produces MEVGEPAAAPLNRSRAVVEPPSAEFNLSGLPEAEGKPLFGIGIENFITLIVFGLIFTLGVLGNSLVITVLARSKPGKRRSTTNIFILNLSIADLAYLLFCIPFQSTVYVLPTWVLGAFICKFIHYFFTVSMLVSIFTLSAMSVDRYVAIVHSRRSSALRVSRNALLGVGLIWALSFAMASPVAHHQRLFHHREASNLTFCWEHWPNPRHKKVYVVCTFVFGYLLPLLLISFCYAKVLNHLHKKLRNMSRKSEVSKKKTAQTVLVVVVVFGISWLPHHVIHLWAEFGVFPLTQASFLFRVTAHCLAYSNSSVNPIIYAFLSENFRKAYKQVFKCQIGNESPPNDAKENKSRIDTPPSTNCTHV; encoded by the exons ATGGAGGTGGGGGAGCCCGCGGCGGCGCCCCTCAACCGGTCCCGGGCTGTCGTAGAGCCGCCCAGCGCGGAGTTCAACCTCTCCGGGCTGCCGGAGGCAGAGGGGAAGCCCCTCTTCGGCATCGGCATCGAGAACTTCATCACCTTGATCGTCTTCGGCTTGATCTTcaccctgggggtgctgggcaaCTCGCTGGTGATCACGGTGCTGGCCAGGAGCAAGCCAGGCAAGCGCCGCAGCACCACCAACATCTTCATCCTCAACCTGAGCATCGCTGACCTGGCCTACCTGCTCTTCTGCATCCCCTTCCAGTCCACAGTCTACGTGCTCCCCacctgggtgctgggtgccttCATCTGCAAGTTCATCCACTACTTCTTCACCGTCTCCATGCTGGTGAGCATCTTCACGCTCTCGGCCATGTCCGTGGACCGCTACGTGGCCATTGTGCACTCCCGACGCTCCTCGGCCTTGCGCGTTTCCCGCAACGCACTGCTGGGTGTGGGGCTCATCTGGGCGCTCTCCTTCGCTATGGCCTCACCTGTGGCTCACCACCAGCGCCTCTTCCACCACCGTGAGGCCAGCAACTTGACCTTTTGCTGGGAGCACTGGCCCAACCCACGCCACAAGAAGGTCTACGTGGTTTGCACATTCGTCTTTGGATATCTGCTCCCGCTGCTGCTTATCTCCTTCTGCTATGCCAAG GTTCTTAATCATCTCCATAAGAAGTTGAGAAATATGTCAAGGAAGTCAGAAGTATCCAAGAAAAAG ACAGCACAGACTGTGTTGGTGGTGGTAGTGGTTTTTGGCATCTCCTGGCTGCCGCATCACGTGATTCATCTCTGGGCTGAATTTGGAGTTTTCCCACTGACTCAAGCCTCCTTTCTCTTCAGAGTAACTGCACACTGCCTGGCTTACAGCAATTCTTCTGTGAACCCGATTATATACgcatttctctctgaaaattttAGGAAGGCCTACAAACAAGTCTTCAAATGCCAAATAGGTAATGAGTCACCTCCGAATGATGCTAAGGAAAATAAAAGTCGGATAGATACACCGCCGTCTACCAACTGCACACATGTGTGA